In Serratia marcescens subsp. marcescens ATCC 13880, a single genomic region encodes these proteins:
- the rpoC gene encoding DNA-directed RNA polymerase subunit beta' produces the protein MKDLLKFLKAQTKTEEFDAIKIALASPDMIRSWSFGEVKKPETINYRTFKPERDGLFCARIFGPVKDYECLCGKYKRLKHRGVICEKCGVEVTQTKVRRERMGHIELASPTAHIWFLKSLPSRIGLLLDMPLRDIERVLYFESYVVVEGGMTNLERRQILTEEQYLDALEEFGDEFDAKMGAEAIQALLKNMDLEAECEQLREELNETNSETKRKKLTKRIKLLEAFVQSGNKPEWMILTVLPVLPPDLRPLVPLDGGRFATSDLNDLYRRVINRNNRLKRLLDLAAPDIIVRNEKRMLQEAVDALLDNGRRGRAITGSNKRPLKSLADMIKGKQGRFRQNLLGKRVDYSGRSVITVGPYLRLHQCGLPKKMALELFKPFIYGKLELRGLATTIKAAKKMVEREEAVVWDILDEVIREHPVLLNRAPTLHRLGIQAFEPVLIEGKAIQLHPLVCAAYNADFDGDQMAVHVPLTLEAQLEARALMMSTNNILSPANGEPIIVPSQDVVLGLYYMTRDCVNAKGEGMVLNGSKEAERVYRAGLASLHARVKVRITEDVKNAEGEWTSQTSIIDTTIGRAILWMIVPKGLPYAIVNQPLGKKAISKMLNTCYRILGLKPTVIFADQIMYTGFAYAARSGASVGIDDMVIPAKKAEIIEEAETEVAEIQEQFQSGLVTAGERYNKVIDIWAAANERVAKAMMENLSVEDVVNRDGEVEQQVSFNSIFMMADSGARGSAAQIRQLAGMRGLMAKPDGSIIETPITANFREGLNVLQYFISTHGARKGLADTALKTANSGYLTRRLVDVAQDLVVTEDDCGTHDGILMTPVIEGGDVKEPLRERVLGRVTAEDVLKPGTADILVPRNTLLNEKACDLLEENSVDSVKVRSVVSCETDFGVCANCYGRDLARGHIINKGEAIGVIAAQSIGEPGTQLTMRTFHIGGAASRAAAESSIQVKNKGSIKLSNAKFVMNAAGKLVITSRNTELKLIDEFGRTKESYKVPYGAVMGKGDGEEVNGGETVANWDPHTMPVISEVSGFIRFADMVDGQTITRQTDELTGLSSLVVLDSAERTGSGKDLRPALKIVDAQGEDVLIPGTDMPAQYFLPGKAIVQLEDGIQIGAGDTLARIPQESGGTKDITGGLPRVADLFEARRPKEPAILAEISGIISFGKETKGKRRLVISPLDGSDAYEEMIPKWRQLNVFEGEVVERGDVVSDGPESPHDILRLRGVHAVTRYITNEVQEVYRLQGVKINDKHIEVIVRQMLRKGTIVSAGGSEFLEGEQAEVSRVKIANRQLEAEGKIAATFSRDLLGITKASLATESFISAASFQETTRVLTEAAVAGKRDELRGLKENVIVGRLIPAGTGYAYHQDRMRRRAQGEAPVVPQVSAEEATANLAELLNAGLGGSDDE, from the coding sequence GTGAAAGACTTATTGAAGTTTCTGAAAGCGCAAACTAAGACCGAAGAGTTTGATGCGATCAAGATTGCTCTGGCCTCGCCAGACATGATCCGTTCGTGGTCGTTCGGTGAAGTTAAGAAGCCGGAAACCATTAACTACCGTACGTTCAAACCAGAGCGTGACGGCCTTTTCTGCGCCCGTATCTTCGGGCCGGTAAAAGATTACGAGTGCCTGTGCGGTAAGTACAAGCGCTTGAAACACCGCGGCGTGATCTGTGAGAAGTGCGGCGTTGAAGTGACCCAGACCAAAGTGCGTCGTGAGCGCATGGGCCACATCGAACTGGCTTCCCCGACTGCGCACATCTGGTTCCTGAAATCGCTGCCATCCCGCATCGGTTTGCTGCTGGATATGCCGCTGCGTGACATCGAACGCGTACTGTACTTCGAATCCTATGTGGTGGTCGAAGGCGGTATGACCAACCTCGAGCGTCGTCAGATCCTGACCGAAGAGCAGTATCTGGACGCGCTGGAAGAGTTCGGTGACGAATTCGACGCCAAGATGGGTGCGGAAGCTATTCAGGCCCTGTTGAAAAACATGGATCTGGAAGCCGAGTGCGAGCAGCTGCGTGAAGAGCTGAACGAAACCAACTCCGAAACCAAGCGCAAGAAGCTGACCAAGCGTATCAAGCTGCTGGAAGCGTTCGTACAGTCCGGCAACAAGCCGGAGTGGATGATCCTGACCGTGCTGCCGGTACTGCCGCCGGATCTGCGTCCACTGGTTCCGCTGGATGGCGGCCGTTTCGCGACGTCGGATCTGAACGATCTGTATCGCCGCGTGATCAACCGTAACAACCGTCTGAAACGCCTGCTGGATCTGGCTGCGCCGGACATCATCGTGCGCAACGAAAAGCGTATGCTGCAAGAAGCGGTAGACGCCCTGCTGGATAACGGCCGTCGCGGTCGTGCGATCACCGGTTCCAACAAACGTCCTCTGAAATCTTTGGCCGACATGATCAAAGGTAAGCAGGGTCGTTTCCGTCAGAACCTGCTCGGTAAACGCGTTGACTACTCCGGCCGTTCCGTAATCACCGTAGGTCCATACCTGCGTCTGCATCAGTGCGGTCTGCCTAAAAAGATGGCGCTGGAGCTGTTCAAACCGTTCATCTACGGCAAGTTGGAGCTGCGTGGCCTGGCCACCACCATCAAAGCCGCCAAGAAAATGGTTGAGCGTGAAGAAGCCGTCGTTTGGGATATCCTGGACGAAGTGATCCGCGAACACCCGGTACTGCTGAACCGTGCACCAACCCTGCACCGTTTGGGTATCCAGGCGTTTGAACCGGTTCTGATCGAAGGTAAAGCGATCCAGCTGCACCCGCTGGTTTGTGCGGCATACAACGCCGACTTCGATGGTGACCAGATGGCCGTTCACGTGCCGCTGACGCTGGAAGCCCAGCTGGAAGCGCGTGCGCTGATGATGTCCACCAACAACATCCTGTCCCCAGCGAACGGCGAGCCAATCATCGTTCCTTCTCAGGACGTTGTACTGGGTCTGTACTACATGACCCGCGACTGTGTTAACGCCAAGGGCGAAGGCATGGTGCTGAACGGTTCCAAAGAAGCTGAGCGCGTTTACCGCGCCGGCCTGGCGTCTCTGCATGCGCGCGTTAAAGTGCGTATCACCGAAGACGTCAAAAACGCCGAAGGCGAGTGGACCTCTCAGACCAGCATCATCGACACCACCATCGGCCGCGCCATCCTGTGGATGATCGTACCGAAAGGTCTGCCGTACGCGATCGTTAACCAGCCTTTGGGCAAGAAAGCGATCTCCAAGATGCTGAACACCTGTTACCGCATCCTGGGCCTGAAGCCGACCGTTATCTTTGCTGACCAGATCATGTACACCGGTTTTGCTTACGCAGCCCGTTCCGGCGCTTCCGTAGGCATCGACGACATGGTTATCCCGGCCAAGAAAGCGGAGATCATCGAAGAAGCGGAAACCGAAGTTGCCGAGATCCAGGAGCAGTTCCAGTCTGGTCTGGTTACCGCCGGCGAACGCTACAACAAAGTGATCGATATCTGGGCTGCAGCGAACGAACGCGTTGCTAAAGCGATGATGGAAAACCTGTCGGTAGAAGACGTGGTTAACCGTGACGGCGAAGTGGAACAGCAAGTTTCCTTCAACAGCATCTTCATGATGGCCGACTCCGGTGCGCGTGGTTCCGCCGCTCAGATTCGTCAGCTGGCCGGTATGCGTGGTCTGATGGCGAAGCCGGACGGCTCCATCATCGAAACGCCAATCACCGCGAACTTCCGTGAAGGTCTGAACGTACTCCAGTACTTCATCTCCACCCACGGTGCTCGTAAAGGTCTGGCGGATACCGCACTGAAAACCGCGAACTCCGGTTATCTGACCCGTCGTCTGGTTGACGTGGCGCAGGATCTGGTGGTGACCGAAGACGACTGTGGCACCCACGACGGCATCCTGATGACTCCGGTTATCGAAGGTGGCGACGTGAAAGAGCCGCTGCGTGAACGCGTTCTGGGCCGTGTGACGGCAGAAGACGTCCTCAAGCCGGGTACGGCGGACATTCTGGTGCCACGCAACACCCTGCTGAACGAGAAGGCGTGTGACCTGTTGGAAGAGAACTCTGTCGACAGCGTTAAAGTCCGTTCCGTGGTGAGCTGTGAAACCGACTTTGGTGTGTGTGCAAACTGCTATGGTCGCGACCTGGCACGTGGCCACATCATCAACAAAGGCGAAGCTATCGGCGTTATCGCGGCACAGTCCATCGGTGAGCCGGGTACACAGCTGACGATGCGTACGTTCCACATCGGTGGTGCGGCATCTCGTGCGGCTGCTGAATCCAGCATTCAGGTGAAAAACAAGGGTAGCATCAAGCTGAGCAACGCGAAGTTCGTTATGAACGCCGCAGGCAAGCTGGTGATCACCTCGCGTAACACCGAACTGAAACTGATCGACGAATTCGGCCGTACCAAAGAAAGCTACAAGGTGCCTTACGGCGCCGTGATGGGCAAAGGCGACGGTGAAGAAGTTAATGGCGGCGAAACCGTCGCTAACTGGGATCCGCACACCATGCCGGTCATCAGTGAAGTCAGCGGCTTCATTCGCTTCGCGGACATGGTTGACGGCCAGACGATTACTCGTCAGACCGACGAACTGACCGGTTTGTCTTCTCTGGTTGTTCTGGACAGCGCAGAGCGTACCGGTAGCGGTAAAGACCTGCGTCCGGCACTGAAAATCGTTGACGCTCAGGGCGAAGACGTATTGATCCCAGGTACTGATATGCCTGCTCAATACTTCCTGCCGGGCAAAGCGATCGTTCAGCTGGAAGATGGCATTCAGATCGGTGCGGGTGATACCCTGGCGCGTATTCCTCAGGAATCCGGCGGTACCAAGGATATTACCGGTGGTCTGCCGCGCGTTGCCGACCTGTTCGAAGCGCGTCGTCCGAAAGAGCCGGCAATCCTGGCTGAAATCAGCGGGATTATCTCGTTCGGTAAAGAGACCAAAGGCAAACGTCGCCTGGTGATCTCTCCGCTGGACGGCAGCGACGCTTACGAAGAGATGATTCCGAAATGGCGTCAGCTCAACGTGTTCGAAGGCGAAGTGGTGGAACGTGGTGACGTCGTTTCCGACGGCCCAGAGTCTCCGCACGACATTCTGCGTCTGCGTGGCGTGCATGCGGTTACCCGCTACATCACCAACGAAGTGCAGGAAGTTTACCGTCTGCAAGGCGTTAAGATTAACGATAAGCACATCGAAGTTATCGTTCGTCAGATGCTGCGTAAAGGCACCATCGTTAGCGCTGGTGGCTCCGAGTTCCTGGAAGGCGAGCAGGCTGAAGTGTCTCGCGTCAAGATTGCCAACCGTCAGCTGGAAGCTGAAGGTAAAATCGCGGCAACCTTCTCGCGCGATCTGCTGGGTATCACCAAGGCTTCCTTGGCGACCGAGTCCTTCATCTCCGCCGCATCGTTCCAGGAAACGACGCGCGTTCTGACCGAAGCTGCCGTAGCCGGCAAGCGTGATGAACTGCGTGGCCTGAAAGAGAACGTCATCGTGGGCCGTCTGATCCCAGCCGGTACCGGTTACGCTTATCATCAGGATCGCATGCGTCGCCGTGCTCAGGGTGAAGCGCCGGTTGTTCCGCAAGTCAGCGCGGAAGAAGCGACGGCTAACCTGGCCGAGCTGCTCAATGCAGGCCTGGGCGGCAGCGACGACGAGTAA
- a CDS encoding GNAT family N-acetyltransferase yields MDSLITFEKLTARHLPYLYEIRFSVEENLLYPHQIQYLQRRQALEDINQGGGWICKHGDDYAGVGFGLFIPEPLIGGLFVKPEYQSKGIGSALLARVTAWMFERGAEAIHLTTDPGSKAEGFYQHHGWAVVGQDEFGQAELVKRKEGE; encoded by the coding sequence ATGGACAGCCTCATTACCTTCGAAAAATTGACGGCGCGACACCTGCCTTACCTGTATGAGATCCGCTTTTCCGTTGAAGAAAACCTGCTGTACCCGCATCAGATCCAGTATCTGCAGCGCAGGCAGGCGCTGGAGGACATCAACCAGGGCGGCGGCTGGATCTGCAAGCATGGCGACGACTATGCCGGCGTTGGCTTCGGGTTATTCATCCCTGAGCCGCTGATCGGCGGCCTGTTCGTGAAGCCGGAATACCAGTCGAAGGGGATCGGCTCCGCCTTGTTGGCGCGGGTCACCGCCTGGATGTTTGAGCGCGGCGCCGAAGCGATCCACTTAACCACCGATCCCGGCTCCAAAGCCGAAGGCTTTTATCAACATCACGGCTGGGCCGTGGTCGGGCAGGATGAGTTCGGCCAGGCCGAACTGGTAAAACGTAAAGAGGGTGAATAA
- a CDS encoding oxidoreductase, translated as MTIKGLMTLLLLSLFSTPLYAAVDYFYLKPLDGEKIKITRQMLEAMPQHTIKTSTNFTPEDMFTGVEFAELVKAYHLKGQSVRAFAWDDYSYSMPIDEMIKYRVIVAYQRGGKPIDVGELGPFAIIYPRDGYAELNNLDVNAKTVWQVKRLELK; from the coding sequence ATGACAATCAAAGGATTGATGACGTTACTGCTGCTTTCGCTGTTCAGCACGCCGCTGTATGCGGCCGTTGACTATTTTTACCTGAAACCGCTCGATGGCGAGAAGATCAAGATAACCCGGCAGATGCTGGAGGCGATGCCGCAGCACACGATTAAAACCTCGACCAATTTCACCCCGGAAGATATGTTCACCGGCGTTGAGTTTGCGGAGTTAGTGAAAGCCTATCACCTGAAAGGCCAGTCGGTGCGCGCTTTCGCCTGGGATGATTACTCTTATTCGATGCCGATTGACGAGATGATTAAATACCGTGTGATCGTCGCCTACCAGCGCGGCGGCAAGCCGATCGACGTTGGTGAGCTGGGGCCGTTCGCCATTATTTATCCGCGCGATGGCTATGCTGAGCTGAATAACCTGGATGTGAATGCGAAAACCGTCTGGCAAGTTAAAAGGTTGGAGCTGAAATAA